AATTAAAAGTAAAACATTCTGGAGAAAACCATGACTCAGACAGTCACCATGAAAGGCAACCCGGTCACCGTAGCAGGCCAACTGCCAAAAACCGGCGAACAGGCCAAGCCATTTACCCTAACAGCAAACGATCTTTCCGACGTCAGTCTCGATACCTATCGCGGCAAACGCAAAATCCTGAACGTCTTTCCAAGCATTGATACTGGCGTTTGCGCCACGTCAGTAAGAACCTTCAACAAGCTGGCTGCCGAAGCGAACAATACTGTTGTACTGTGCATTTCTGCCGATCTGCCTTTTGCACAAACCCGCTTTTGCGGCGCTGAAGGGCTTAACAACGTTGTCACCCTATCCGCTTTTCGCAGCGCTGACTTTAAGCAAGACTACGGCGTTGAAGTGCTTGATGGTCCACTGAAAAGCTTAACCGCTCGCGCGGTAATTGTGCTTGATGAGAACGATCGCGTCCTGCACAGTGAACTGGTAAAAGAAATCGCTACAGAGCCAGACTACGACGCCGCACTGGCTGCGTTAAAATAGTCGTTGTTCAAAATTAAAGAAAAAGAAAGAGAGGAAGCTCATAGCATCCTCTCTTCGTTTTTACCCTACCGCTCAGACTGTTTCGCCCTGAGCTATTCGCCTTCTGCCGACTTGGCCGGT
This DNA window, taken from Leminorella richardii, encodes the following:
- the tpx gene encoding thiol peroxidase, which encodes MTQTVTMKGNPVTVAGQLPKTGEQAKPFTLTANDLSDVSLDTYRGKRKILNVFPSIDTGVCATSVRTFNKLAAEANNTVVLCISADLPFAQTRFCGAEGLNNVVTLSAFRSADFKQDYGVEVLDGPLKSLTARAVIVLDENDRVLHSELVKEIATEPDYDAALAALK